AATTCCCTGGAACCTGCCTTGGTGCGCTTGCGAGGGAGCTCGGACCTCTTGTCAGCAGAGTCTGAAACACAACAGCAACAAAACACAACAAACACGAGAGACACAAATAAGTACAAGTGCTTGAGAAGCTGGCGAGGAATGGAAGACAGAGAAGAAACAGGACTGGCACCACTGtgtaccccgtgcacacgggggtctgaccaccgtggacacgggggtcccgtgcgcacggtacaaggccCGTGGACACGGGGTTCGCCCAGCGGCAACCACTTCCAGATCGAGATCCGGGAGTGAGTGCGCAGGGAGAACCGCCACAGTAATGCCCATCCGATTCTAGTCTATCACAAGGGAATGACTGGCCTAGACTAGTAGAGGAGGAAACCCTAGACTAATAAGGATCCAAGGAGGAAAAAGaaggacaaggggagggggatACCAGAGGAGGACCCCATCCCGGGAGATCTCCACGGAGCAGCGAAGTCCCACGGCGCACGGAGGAGCACCGGCGACagggaggcgacggcggcggcctggAGGCGATCTGGGGCGTGGAGGGGGCGACTGGGTGGGAAAGAACCCAAACCCCCCCACGTCCCACCTCTTCAGGGCCAGAAACCgcagaccccgtgcgcacgggctaaaggccccgtgcgcacggtacaagggccgtgggcacggggtccccgtgcgcacggtacaagggtcgtgggcacggggtatccagaggaTTTTGACAGGAAGAAGCTTGTTGGGTTATGGCTGAATGCAAATTCTTACCAAGACCCCAAAGAGCATTTCCGCCTCACTTCTGAACACGTCGCAGAAGAAATCCAACACTACTAGAAAGGAGTATGTGTAGCACTTGCACTGGAAGAGAATCGagaaacacacacacaccgaaACACGAACACAAGGACAAGAAGAACCAcacacaaaaaagaaaaaagatccAACCTCCAACggagggcggtggccgaagccaccatgtttgagtttgtttggtatggcaccgcgaatatatgaaccttgggcccaagaccaatactcatctttgaagcacaaatgccatcttcaaatggctaatgtgaaagatttTGTTCAATTTATGCACTAGTAGGATAAGATAGCTCATTAGTTGAGCTAGCTCCCCCTACTTAGGTGCCTACATCTAAAACAAGATACTAGTAGAGTATGTGTGTGTATGCAAGAACCTCAATCCAAGTTACTTATATCCACGATATtcagctcatgccttaactcgcggaaTCTTGCTTCATCAAGTGGCTTGGTGAAAATGTCGGCAAGTTGCTTCTCGGTGTTGACATGGAATAAATCAATGTCTCCCTTGgccacatgatctcgaatgaagtgatgacgaatctCAATATGTTTGGTTCGGCTATGTTGCACTGGATTGTCGGCGATCTTGattgcactttcattgtcacaaaatagaggcactttgtcacatttgacaccataatccatcaaagtttgcctcatccataataattgtgcacaacaacttcctgcggcaatgtactcggcctcggcggttgaaagggacacacaattctgcttctttgaagaccaacttaccaatgaCCTCCCTAGGAATTGACATGACCCGGAAGTGGACTTGCGGTCTACCTTGTCTCCGGCCCAATCCGAATCCGAATATCCCAATAACTTGAAAGTTGCTCCTTTGGGATACCAAAGGCCCAAGTTTGGGGTATGAACCAAATATCGAAGGATTCTTTTCACTGCCGAAAAATGGCTCTCCTTGGGAGCGGATTGAAATCttgcacacatacacacactcaacataatatccggcctagatgcacaaaggtaaagcaaagaaccgatcatagagcgatataccttttgatccacatctttaccattgggatcaagattaagttggccatttgtgggcatgggcgtcttcatgggcttgacatcttgcattttgaacctcttgagcatgtcttgaatataaagtgcttggttgatgaaggttcctcctctcaattgcttcacttgaaattcgaggaaaaacttcaactctcccatcatgctcatagcaaattccttggtcataagattctcaaactcaacgttaatagcatggttagtggaaccaaaaataatatcatcaacatatatttggcacacaaacaattctccttttaccctcttcgtgaagagagtggaatctattaacccgatctggaaccccttctcgcttaagaacgccgtaaggtgatcataccaagcacgaggtgcttgtttaagtccatagagcaccttatggagttcataaacgtgagaggggtgatcgggatcttcgaaaccgggaggttgtttgacatacaccaactccttaagaggaccattaagaaatgcactcttcacatccatttgatacaattTAAAATCATGATGTGAAGCATATGCAAGCAAGATACGAATGGACTCAAGacgggcaacgggggcaaaggtttcaccgaagtccaaaccttcaacttgggtgaacccttgtgccactaaccttgccttgtttctagtgacttgtccatgctcatcttgtttgttcttaaagatccactttgttccaatgacattatgatgtTCTTTGGGTCTCTTCACAAGAGTCCATACTTTGTTGCGggtgaagttgttgagttcttcatgcatggcatttaccCAATCCGGGTCGTCAAGTGCATCTTCAACCTTAAGGGGCTCAACGCAAGAGACAAACGAGTgatgttcacaaaagtttgccAAACGTCTACGAGTAGTTACCCCTTTGTTGATGCTTCCATAAATGTTGTCGGTGAGATGTTGAAGATGCTTTAACTTGGCGGCTGCTTTTTGCACTTTGAGGGTAAGCTCTTCTTCACTTGGTTTTGAACTTGTGGAAGAAGCTTGGCCTTGGGAATGCTTTAGCCTTGGAGACACCCTTCTCTTCACAACCTCTAGTTCTTGATCACTTGGATGTGATGATGTGGAAGACACTTGAGGTTGGGATTGATCTTGATCAAGAGCTTGACCTTGGGCCTCACGGATTTGTTCTTCGCCATTTGGTTgagcttgcccttgatcttgctcgggaacatgagggacttgatcttgttcttggataggtTCGTGATTTCCCATAGCATCTTGACCTTGTGGTGGCggtgatgacttcccttgtggagaatccacaagaggggctcttactccttcttcttctacttggACTTGGGGTGTTTCTTGTGGACGATGTGGCCTATCCCCATAGTCCTTATAGCTTGTGAAGGAGCCACATCACCTACAACACTAGGAACAATTTGCTCCGCACGGGAACCGTTATcttcatcaaactccacatttaccgtttcctcaatacatccGGTGGATTtgttgagaacacggtaagcatgagagtttgatgcatatccaacaaatatgccctcataagtttTAGGCGCAAACTTAGCTAAACGGGATTTCTTAtttagaatgaaacacttacaaccgaatactcgaaagtatttGACGTTAGGCTTTCTCCCGATTAGGAGTTCGTAGGGagtcttgttcttgagcttacgaagataaagccggtttgtagcatggcacgcggtgttgatggcttcggcccaaagctTGTATGGAGACTTGTACTCGTTAAGCATGGTCCTTGCCATCTCAAtgagagtccggttcttcctttccgcaacaccattttgttcgggagtgtatggcgcggcatattgatgcttgatcccctcatcgctCAAGAACTCGTTCATAGTGTAATTTTTGAACTCGGTGTCGTTGTCACTTCGAATTGCCTTGATCTCACAattatgttgacgttgagcttctttggcaaagttgatgaaggtgtcttgagtttcatctttagtcttgagaaagaacacccatgtatatcttgtatagtcatcgacaatgacaaggcaatacctcctccctcccaaactatcataagatggaggcccaaagagatccaagtgaatgAGCTCGAGAGGCCTCAAAGTGGTAATGATAGTCGTCACCTTATGAGCTTTTTCATGAAGTTTTCCGGCAATGCAAGCACTACAaggacgatctttggcaaaagacacattggttagtccaaggatgtgctCCCCCTTTAAGAGAGCTTGTAAATTTCTCATGCCAACGTGTGCTAGCCGACGGTGCCAAAGCCACCCCacgtcggccttggccattagacatGTTGCAAGATAAGTTTTCTCATTTGAGAAATCAACCACGTAAAGGTTGTCTTCAACATGCCCAACAAAGACCACTTTGAGATTGCTTCTCTTAAAGACGGTCACATGAAATTCACCGAAATGAGAATCATAACCGGCACGTGCCAATTGGATCGTAGAAAGTAAATTGTAGTGAAGGGATTGAACAAGCATGACATTCTTAAGTGGTGCATCACTAGAGGTTACCACCTTGCCCAAACCCAATACCTTGCCCTTGCTATTGTCACCAAAAGAGATGTTTGAAGTGGCCTTGAGCGAATCAATGAACTCCACAAGCATCTCCctctctccggtcatatgattggtgcAACCACTATCGATCACCCATTGTGTTCCACCGGAGGTATATTCCTACAAGAATCAAGCTTTGATTTTAGGTCCCCATTTTGCAATGGGTCCTAGAGagttagcaacaagggtcttaggaacccaaatagtccAAGCATAATCATCATAGTTAGTGCCAACAAATTTAGCAAAGGTATAACCATCATCTCCTCTCATGAGGACATAAGATGGGTTGTTCTTGCCGGCAAACTCTTTGGGAATGGCCTTGTCCCTAGTGACCTTGCCATCCCCAAcattccctttttccttctcaTTCTCCTTGTGTCCTTCATGAACAAATGCTATCTTTTGTTGGGGAGGAGGAGTAGGACCGATCTTCTTCTTGTGgctcttcttcttggtcttcttcttcttagaagaggggtcaaacccaattccctccttggcaacacactccttttggttgctcaagaggtcattgaggtttttctccccttgAATGCACGACACAAGCCCTTTCTCAATTTGGGCTTTTAACTTCTTATTCTCCTCTCGGAGAGAGGTGCAATCATGATCAAAGTTAGCCGTACAAGATTCATCATTTAAATCAATATGAGGGACGGAAGTAAGAGCCTTAATGGTTGTAGCTTTAAGTTGAGCATAAGACTCGGTGAGGGCAATGAGGTCACCTTTGACAACCTTGGAACTAGTCACAAGGAGCTCATGTTTCTCAACAAGTCTCGTGTGATCAACTAGAAGCTTTTCAACCCTTACTTTAAGGGCATATTTGTTCTCAAGAGCAAGTTGCAacgcatcatcggttttaacGAAGTCAATTTTATGAGAAGACAAGGCTTCCTCAAGTGATGCTCTCATGACACTCTCTTCATGTAGCTCATGCTCAAGGAGTTCGACTCTCTCTTTTTCCTCTATGAGGAGGTTTTCAACGttctcaataaaatcatcgcgTTCGGCGAGTGATTTAAGGAGATCGCTAAAACGAGCACGAGCTTCACCATGAAGAGTTTTCATGAAAGCCATCAAGGATTCCTCATCATTATCCACACCATCA
This genomic window from Aegilops tauschii subsp. strangulata cultivar AL8/78 chromosome 4, Aet v6.0, whole genome shotgun sequence contains:
- the LOC141021477 gene encoding secreted RxLR effector protein 161-like, with the protein product MQDVKPMKTPMPTNGQLNLDPNGKDVDQKVYRSMIGSLLYLCASRPDIMLSVCMCARFQSAPKESHFSAVKRILRYLVHTPNLGLWYPKGATFKLLGYSDSDWAGDKVDRKSTSGSCQFLGRSLVSWSSKKQNCVSLSTAEAEYIAAGSCCAQLLWMRQTLMDYGVKCDKVPLFCDNESAIKIADNPVQHSRTKHIEIRHHFIRDHVAKGDIDLFHVNTEKQLADIFTKPLDEARFRELRHELNIVDISNLD